One window of the Hirundo rustica isolate bHirRus1 unplaced genomic scaffold, bHirRus1.pri.v3 scaffold_419_arrow_ctg1, whole genome shotgun sequence genome contains the following:
- the LOC131378807 gene encoding zinc finger protein 239-like, which translates to MEEEAARKRKLPQDSQADKELRMETKEDKSPRQNLVEEAILSGSMAQESKREKKRWRSYRRKDSKPIPGCNKEERPTLCGEGGQSFSQSSTPVQHPIIHTAERPYECSVCGKRFRTSSDLLVHQRVHTEERPFRCPDCRKGFKHSSHLNRHRRIHTGERPYECRECGMSFRQRSNLICHLRIHTGERPYKCEQCGKSFNQRSSLILHQNIHAEERPYKCGECGKGFNQRSQLIIHQMIHTGERPYECLECGKKFRTSSDLLVHQRIHREERPFRCPDCRKGFKQNSTLITHRRIHTGERPYECPQCGKSFSRSSNLRQHQRRHR; encoded by the exons atggaggaggaggctgcaaggaagaggaagttgccccaggacagccaggcag acaaggagctgaggatggagaccaaGGAGGACAAATCGCCGCGCCAGAACCTTGTGGAAGAGGCCATTTTGAGTGGCTCCATGGCACAGGAAtccaaaagggagaaaaagcgATGGAGATCCTACAGGAGGAAggactccaaacccatcccagggtgcaACAAGGAGGAAAGACCAACCCTGTGCGGggaaggtggacagagcttcagccagagcagcacCCCTGTCCAGCACCCGATCATCCACACTGCAGAGAGGCCATATGAGTGTTCCgtgtgtgggaagaggtttcgCACCAGCTCAGATCTCCTCGTGCACCAGCGggttcacacagaggagaggcccttccgctgccccgactgcaggaagggcttcaagcacagcTCCCACCTCAAcaggcaccggcgcatccacaccggggagaggccctacgagtgtagggaatgtgggatgagcttcagacAGCGCTCCAACCTGATCTGCCACCTGAGGATCCACACCGGGGAACGGCCCTACAagtgtgagcagtgtgggaagagcttcaaccAGCGTTCCTCCTTGATCCTCCACCAGAACATCcacgctgaggaaaggccatacaagtgtggggaatgtgggaagggcttcaaccagaggtcccagctgatcatccaccaaatgatccacactggggagaggccctacgagtgtctCGAGTGTGGGAAGAAGTTTCGGACCAGCTCAGATCTCCTCgtgcaccagcggattcacagagaggagaggcccttccgctgccccgactgcaggaagggcttcaagcaaaactccaccctcatcacccaccggcgcatccacaccggggagaggccctacgagtgtccccagtgtgggaagagcttctctaGGAGCTCTAACTTGAGGCAACACCAACGGAGGCATCGgtaa